The nucleotide sequence AGTAACCTTTCATTATGCGTTGTTAGGGCGATGAAAAAATGACAGCAGGCATTCGGACTGACGACAACGAATCGTTAAGAGGAAACCGGTCGTTGTCATTTCCAGACAACCTAAACCATATTGGGCTTCCTGGACAATGGGGCGGAAGACTCATTTTTCCGGGAGGATTTCCCGGGCTCCGGGCAAGCTGCTGTCTCCAAAAAGGCTTTGAGATAAAGAGCAGCCTTGTTACCTCTTCAGGGGATTACGAAATTCCGGGTGGATCAGGCCAGCCATAATGGAGAGTGTTTCCGCAAAGGTAACTGGCGAGGGACTGCAGGCCAGGTCTGGGCTGACCACATGGACCTGCTGGTTTTGCACAGCGCTGAGCATGGGAAAGCCCTCCCATTTCTTTTTTTCCTCCTGGGCAATCCCGGTCTCACTGCCCATCATGGCAATGATGATGACCTCAGGATTCTTCACCAGCACCTTTTCATAGCTGACGGTGCCCCTCTTCTGTTCACCGATGACGTTGATTCCATTGCTCAGGGCGATAAAATCATGGGTAAAGGAGTTCTGCGCTGCCCCGAAAAGGGGGCGGGAGCCGATCTGGAGAAAGACCTTCTTCTGAGGAAGCGGAGCAACAGCGGTCCGTACTGCTGCCACCTTTTTCTCTGCTTCCCGAATGACCTCCTCAGCCCGCTCCTCCAGGCCGAGCAGCTGGCCGAGCCGGAGAAACTGCGCACAGATCTCGGCAAAGGAGGCAGATTGTGGAAACAGCTCCACCCGCAGGCCGAGTTCCTGAAACTTTTTGAGTTGGATGGGGGAGGTCAGGCCGGTGGCCAGGATCAGGTCCGGGCGCAGGCTGAGGATCTTTTCAATGGAGACCTGCATCACCGAACCGACCTTTTCTTTGGCCTTGGCAGCCTCTGGTCGGACGCAGTAGTTGGTATTGCCGACCAGGCGACCCTCCGCCCCAAGGAGGTAGACATTTTCCGTGTTGATAGGCCCCAGGGAGACGATGCGCTGGGGGAAATTGTTTGCCTCGGCCTGTTCAGGCACCGGCGCAAGGCAGAGCAGCAGGCTGAGAAAAAGAAGGTATCTGGTCATGATTTTTATAAAAAGACGAGAAAGTTTACTGGCAGGCAGGCAAAAAAAATCCCCGAATCTGTATACGTATACAGATCCGGGGATGCCCTGTTTAATCCACGAATACACATCAGCCGAGCCTTCTTTACCATGAAGGCGGACTTTGCTCAGCAGCGCTGCGTCTCCGGTAGGCTTGAACTGACAGCGTTATTTTCAGACAGGTCTTCTGACTCCCGGATCATCCTTTGGTTGCGCCTTCCCGCATGAATCATGCAGTGGCATTGTGCAGCCTTTGTCCCCGGTTACAGCGGCGGGCCCGTCCCGGATTCGCACCGGGTTCCCTATTAAGCTCAGTGAGGAGCATCTGAAGTATGGCAGGTAGATTACCTGAAACATAATACTACTGTCAAGAAGATGCGAATAAATCTGTCCGGGTTCTGGAATGTATGCTCACCTGTTGATCCTGAGCATGCTGGGACATGTTACGAATGCGAGGTTTCCTGTGAAAGGGAAGCAGAAGGGTGGAAGGTGCGGGACAAGTCGGATTGTGGACAATCCCTCTTCGCAACTACCCCATAACGGCTGCGCGGTTTGAGTTTGGGGGTGTGATGCCGGGATGGGTACTTTTTTCCATTGTAACAGTGAATTTATCCTTGCTTTGTGAGTGGTTTTATGTTTATCGTCAGAATTATTGACGATTCCTGGGATATACTGAGAAACCTAGTACAGCGCGGCGCAAATAACCCTATGCTTTTAACGGCAACCCATTAAATGTCCATTTGTATGGTTTTGCCATTGTCGCATTAAAGTAATCAATAAAGTCGAGCAATTTGCTCC is from Candidatus Electrothrix sp. GW3-4 and encodes:
- a CDS encoding helical backbone metal receptor; translated protein: MTRYLLFLSLLLCLAPVPEQAEANNFPQRIVSLGPINTENVYLLGAEGRLVGNTNYCVRPEAAKAKEKVGSVMQVSIEKILSLRPDLILATGLTSPIQLKKFQELGLRVELFPQSASFAEICAQFLRLGQLLGLEERAEEVIREAEKKVAAVRTAVAPLPQKKVFLQIGSRPLFGAAQNSFTHDFIALSNGINVIGEQKRGTVSYEKVLVKNPEVIIIAMMGSETGIAQEEKKKWEGFPMLSAVQNQQVHVVSPDLACSPSPVTFAETLSIMAGLIHPEFRNPLKR